A part of Haloarchaeobius sp. HME9146 genomic DNA contains:
- a CDS encoding GNAT family N-acetyltransferase: protein MVRDSFGRTITLDRCPTLSAPIVDDLVEMYEEFDPPGIAHGLPPVGESRIRDWLDVLSAGFHAVARYRGRIVGHAVLVPTEEAAHELAIFVHQDYRNAGIGTTALTEVLTMARRRDVPTVRLYVERSNEPAIGLYRSFGFEAEPSGPGELEMRLALDGASTDALGSDGSSP from the coding sequence GTGGTCCGTGACAGCTTCGGCCGGACCATCACGCTCGACCGGTGTCCGACCCTGTCAGCGCCCATCGTCGACGACCTCGTCGAGATGTACGAGGAGTTCGACCCGCCAGGGATTGCACACGGCCTTCCACCGGTGGGCGAGTCGCGGATTCGCGACTGGCTCGACGTCCTCTCCGCGGGCTTCCACGCCGTCGCCCGCTACCGTGGTCGCATCGTGGGCCACGCCGTCCTCGTCCCGACCGAGGAGGCCGCACACGAACTCGCCATCTTCGTCCACCAGGACTACCGGAACGCGGGCATCGGCACCACCGCCCTCACCGAGGTGCTCACGATGGCCCGGCGTCGTGACGTGCCGACGGTCCGGCTCTACGTCGAGCGCTCGAACGAGCCCGCCATCGGACTCTACCGGTCGTTCGGGTTCGAGGCCGAGCCGTCCGGCCCCGGCGAGCTGGAGATGCGGCTCGCACTCGATGGTGCGTCGACCGACGCGCTCGGTTCGGACGGTTCCAGCCCGTGA